From the genome of Mastomys coucha isolate ucsf_1 unplaced genomic scaffold, UCSF_Mcou_1 pScaffold6, whole genome shotgun sequence, one region includes:
- the Zfp36l1 gene encoding mRNA decay activator protein ZFP36L1 encodes MTTTLVSATIFDLSEVLCKGNKMLNYSTPSAGGCLLDRKAVGTPAGGGFPRRHSVTLPSSKFHQNQLLSSLKGEPAPSLSSRDSRFRDRSFSEGGERLLPTQKQPGSGQVNSSRYKTELCRPFEENGACKYGDKCQFAHGIHELRSLTRHPKYKTELCRTFHTIGFCPYGPRCHFIHNAEERRALAGGRDLSADRPRLQHSFSFAGFPSAAATAAATGLLDSPTSITPPPILSADDLLGSPTLPDGTNNPFAFSSQELASLFAPSMGLPGGGSPTTFLFRPMSESPHMFDSPPSPQDSLSDQEGYLSSSSSSHSGSDSPTLDNSRRLPIFSRLSISDD; translated from the exons ATGACCACCACCCTCGTGTCCGCCACCATTTTCGACTTGAGCGAAGTTTTATGCAAG gGCAACAAGATGCTCAACTACAgcactcccagtgctgggggctGCCTGCTGGACAGGAAGGCAGTGGGCACCCCCGCTGGCGGGGGCTTCCCTCGGAGGCACTCGGTCACTCTGCCCAGCTCCAAGTTCCATCAAAACCAGCTTCTCAGCAGCCTTAAGGGTGAGCCGGCCCCGTCCCTGAGCTCACGCGACAGCCGCTTTCGAGACCGCTCTTTCTCGGAAGGGGGCGAGCGGCTGCTGCCCACCCAGAAGCAGCCTGGGAGCGGCCAGGTCAACTCCAGCCGCTACAAGACGGAGTTGTGCCGCCCCTTCGAAGAAAACGGTGCCTGTAAGTACGGGGACAAGTGCCAGTTCGCGCACGGCATCCACGAGCTCCGCAGCCTGACCCGCCACCCCAAGTACAAGACGGAGCTGTGCCGCACCTTCCACACCATCGGCTTTTGCCCATACGGGCCCCGCTGCCACTTCATTCACAACGCCGAGGAGCGACGCGCCCTGGCGGGGGGCCGGGACCTCTCCGCCGACCGTCCCCGCCTCCAGCATAGCTTTAGCTTTGCTGGGTTTCCCAGTGCCGCTGCCACCGCCGCTGCCACGGGGCTGCTGGACAGCCCTACGTccatcaccccaccccccatcctgaGCGCCGATGACCTCTTGGGCTCACCTACCCTGCCCGATGGCACCAATAACCCCTTCGCCTTTTCCAGCCAGGAGCTGGCGAGCCTCTTTGCTCCTAGCATGGGGCTGCCCGGGGGAGGCTCCCCCACCACCTTCCTCTTCCGGCCCATGTCCGAGTCCCCTCACATGTTTGACTCTCCCCCCAGCCCTCAGGATTCTCTCTCGGACCAGGAGGGCTACCTGAGCAGCTccagcagcagccacagtggCTCAGACTCCCCTACTTTGGACAACTCAAGACGCCTGCCCATTTTCAGCAGACTCTCCATCTCAGATGACTAA